The genomic window TATCACCTAGATACAGCGATTGAGAAGACAATAGTTCTGCGGGTAGGGGACAATTGACCTCTAATGCCGCAAAGGCGAGTACATCCGTTGGTTGATTTTGGGAGCGATACTCAGTATTGAGGGTTTGAATCTCCGTATCATTCGTTAACCGTAAGCTTAACTCGTAACTGGATGCAGTCGGAAGATAGGGGTGTAAATGATTTAACCAAATTTGGAACCAATTTTCCCATTCTGTTACGTTCAATGGACAATCAATCGTAACGGGGGAAGACTCCATAATATTATCTTTACTGGAGTCATTTTCTGGGTTTTCTAACTCAGACTCATCCCAAAAACAGTTCTGTATATTAACTTCAACCTGCACACTCATTAGTAGATAAATTTAATAAAAATCAACAGGATTAGCGAGTTAGGTAAGCCATTCCAATTAGAAATCCTAACAAACCCATTGTGGTTAATCCCAAATGAAATAGGGATTTTCCCCCTTTGCGAACCATATTTCGCATCGCTAATTTAACATAGCTGGGTGGGGGTTCGTTGGGTTTAACTTGGGGTTGGAGGTCAGGGGAAGATGGGGTATTCATGGCTTGAGTTGGAAGATTGACAGGGGAAAATAGATCGACTGACTCGATCTTAACAAAAATGTTACATTTTATGAAGCGATCGCTCGGTCGAGTCTATATTCCGTAATCTCCCAGAGATATTTAATTTTGGGTTTTGACTAACTCCGTGTTAAATTCGTTGAAAGAACGACGCCGCAGGGCAACGGATTCGGAACGCGGCAGTAAATCAAAGACTTGGCGAAACACATCATCAATGGTTTCAAAGGCAACTTGTCCTTTTTGATCCAAAATCACTTTCCCCGACTGGTCAATTAATACGGTTTGGGGAACATAGCCTTTGTAATAATAACCCGGTTGCTGGGGTGAATTTTGAGCATCGGGGAATAGGGTATCAACATTGACCGGAATAAAGTCAGCCACCTTTCCGTAAAAACGCTGAAGTTCAGATACTGTTGTGACATATTTTTTACAATCTTTGCTATCGTCCAAGAAAAAGACTAATAATGAGGGTCTACCTTGGTTCATGGATTCTGTTAAGGTGACTCTGGGGGGAACCAAAGAACCATTCCCGGCATAGAGCGCAAAAATATTACCATCAAAGTGATCATCATCCAGCCCCGCTAATGCTGAGGGTATAGCGGTAAAAAAGAATACACTGGTCAGCACAAAAGCAATGAGGAGGGATTTGAACCTCTTAAAACCCTGAAAGCCGGGTTGCAGGACATTGAACAGGAGACAATTCAATCGAGTTAAACGCATATTATCAAGACAGTCATTGAAATCAGAAACGGAAACTATTGTTACATTTTTAGGGTGTCTTTTACAAAAGTGAGTACCCCTTCAGAATTAATCCAATTGTATATAGAAAACCGGGATCAAAATATTAAATACAAGAGTAATATCAGCCCTTTTAATTACACCCAACAGTCAACGCTCAACAGTCAACGGTCAACACCCAATCCCCCTGTAATGTTAAAAACTATTACAATCCCGCTAAGAATGTGGGCTCTATGCCTCAAAATACAAGCGATAGGTAGTAACGGTATTGGGCAACTGTCCACACCAGCTACCCAACTCGCCCTAGTAGAGAAGCAGTAAAAATCTTGAACCGATAGATTTTTGTTGCCGATTACCCCTCGATCAGAGTTGGGTGAAATCGATTAGTGGCGGTGCTTAGAGTTAAATCTAAGCGCAATCGGTGGAGGTGGTTTGTCAGCACCTTTGAAGCTCAGATTATAGCTTCTTCAAGAATCTCAGCGTTTTTAGACCTGAGAGTGTCAAAAAGCAGATACACTCTAAGATCATGCCTGATCCAGAATGTATCTGAACAAGCAGGAACGCTCATCGGTAACGATGAGGCTCTCCAACTCAGTTACATGGGTTTTCGGGAGAGTGTCAATCTGGAAAACGTTAGCTAAACGCTTTTTGTAGAAAATGAGTATCGTCACAAAATCCATCGTTAATGCCGACGCCGAAGCGCGTTACCTCAGCCCCGGTGAATTAGACCGGATTAAAGCCTTTGTTACCTCTGGTGAGCGTCGCGTTCGCATTGCCGAAACGCTGACAGGAGCCCGTGAGCGCATCATCAAAGAAGCTGGAAGCCAATTGTTCCAGAAGCGTCCTGATGTGGTCTCCCCTGGTGGCAATGCTTATGGCCAAGAAATGACCGCTACCTGCTTACGCGACCTCGACTACTATCTACGTCTGGTCACCTATGGAATCGTTGCGGGTGATGTCACCCCCATCGAAGAAATCGGGATCGTTGGTGCTAAAGAAATGTACAGATCTCTAGGTACCCCCGTTGAAGCCGTTGTCGAAGGAATTCGTGCTACGAAGAACGTTGCTGCTGGTCTGCTATCTGGTGAAGATGCAGCCGAAGCCTCAGCTTACTTCGACTATGTGATCGGTGCAATGTCATAGTTCCGATTGCTTTATCACATTTTTTAACCGATTCCTAGATTCAGCGACTACAAGGAAATAGAACCATCATGCAAGACGCCATTACCTCCGTAATTAATTCTTCTGACGTTCAAGGTAAGTACCTGGATGCCAGTGCTCTGGGCAAATTAAAAGCCTACTTCGCCACTGGCGAACTGCGGGTTCGTGCTGCTGGCACCATCAGTGCTAGCGCAGCCACCATCGTCAAAGAAGCAGTAGCCAAATCTCTGCTGTACTCTGACGTCACCCGTCCTGGTGGAAATATGTACACCACCCGTCGCTATGCTGCTTGCATCCGCGACTTAGACTACTACCTCCGTTATGCCACTTACGCTATGTTAGCTGGCGATCCTTCCATTCTCGATGAGCGCGTTCTCAACGGTTTGAAAGAAACCTATAACTCTCTGGGCGTTCCCATCGGTTCTACCGTTCAAGCCATCCAAGCCATGAAAGAAGTGACCGCTAGTTTAGTGGGCGCTGATGCTGGCAAAGAGATGGGCATTTACTTTGACTATATCTCCTCTGGCTTAAGCTAAAACCGATGTTAGGTTTTTGATGGTGAATTTCGGCGAAGCATTCATTGCTCGTTTAATTCCCAATCCAAAATCTACACCCCCTTCAAGGCTAGGGAAGTCTGGAGTGAGTGCTAGACCGCCAAAGGCTTGTCTGTTATTCCTGATAAGTTTTAGCGAGCTAGTATTGACTTCTGACTCCCGGCCTTTGAGCATTTAACAAAATCGGAGCCAGAAGTCTCAAACCATCAGGAACGTTGGGATTAGGATGAGCGGCGACCCAAAAATACAAATTATAAAAGAACTCGCAGCAATGCGAATAGGGTAGGGCATATCCGCTCTTTAGCTGGGGGAGAATCCCACCTCTAGTTAAAGCACCCAAAGGTACTTTGATTAAGTGGTTTCGTTGAACCCAGAATCCCCACGCCTTCAGGCACAGGGAGTGTCAAGTTGGAATCAACTTTTGCCTAGCATCACCCTAAGCGACAACCCAGCTAAACGGACTGTGCAGCAATAAAGTATTGGGTCTTGGAAGGACTCTGGCTCACTGAGGGAGTGTAAGACCTACATAAATTATGGAGTTTTAGAGGCGACCCCCGAAAAAATTAGCAGCCCACACCCTAAGCGAAGAGCGTTGGTGTTGGGTAGTTCACAAATTGATGTAAAACTTGTTAAATTTGCTCAGGAGAGACGAACCTCATGCGGATGTTTAAAGTAACAGCTTGTGTCCCAAGCCAAACCCGGATTCGTACCCAACGGGAATTACAAAATACTTACTTTACAAAGTTAGTTCCCTATGACAATTGGTTCAAAGAACAACAACGGATCATGAAAATGGGCGGTAAAATTGTCAAAGTGGAACTGGCAACTGGCAAGCCAGGAACTAATACAGGATTACTGTAGAAGGCAGGAGGCAGGAGACAGAAGGTAGAGGGAAATGGGAAAAAAGGAAAAAAGATTTATTCTTAATTCTTTATTCTTAATTCTTTATTCCTCCTGCTTCCTGCCTTCTGCCTCCTTCTATTTCCTGACTCCTATTCCGCTATGATATTGGAGAGACAAAAAACCACCTGAATAGAGGCGGGAAATGGCAAGTTGGGAATTTTTAGTCCAAAAAGAAGGGGATAATAGTTGGCTGACCTTAGAATCCCCCGATGTTGAAATTTTAGAAGGACGCTACCGGATGGTAGCCCGTTCTGGCTATACAAACACTTCCATCGATGTTCGGATTATCTACCAAGATCTGGATGCAGTTCCACCCGTTCAACAAGTTCAAACTCGGACATTGACCACCAATTCCGAAGGCTTAATGGTGGTGATGCCTTACACCTCCCTAAAACCGGGAAATTGGCAGTTTTCTTGCTCGCCTCAACTCACGTCTGGATTATTATCAACCGTTGGTAAAAGAACGATACAATTACGGGTTTTGCCCACAGAGGCCGAAGATTTTGATCAACCCTTTGGGGATACGGCCGATAGGGCGGATAGCGAACCGCAGACCGTAAATATTACTCCCACAGAAACAACCTCCATTGAGGTCACACCAGAACCCTCCTCTAAAGTTGTCCAGTTTCCGACCTCTCGCTTCAATCCTGTTTCTGAACCCCCACAACCCACGCCTCCAGTCTCGGAAGCACCACTCCCCGAAGAATCCCCCCAACCCCTTGATGCTGTAGAGACGTGCCATGACACGTCTCTACATGACACGTCTCTGAATTCTCTACACCTAATTTTAGACCAAGATTCCTTTGTGGCTCGTTTGGGACAAGCCTTAATCGTATTTGGACGAGTCGAACTTTCCACCTCTACCCCGTCGTCTCCAGCTTCTACCTCTACTTATCCTGTCCTTGCTTCCCCAGCGCTGCAATTGTGCTTACGCGATCCCCAAACCGCAGAACCGTTATTTGAGGTGATCCAACCCCTTCCCCTTTCTGACTTTCCCCTATTTTTTTCGGGTGTAGTTTATATTCCTTTTGAATGTAAAACCCGTTTAATTTTAGGGGAAGTGATCTTTTCTGATGATGGGGCTCCAGTGACGACCCAATCCTTTAACATTGTTACCCAGGTTGAACATCTCCTGGAAGCGATTGATCAGGGTTTTAGCACAGAAACGGATCAAGAAGACTTCCCTGACCTTTCTACCTTGGATCTGGGGGTTTTGGAGTTACCCGACTTGATGAATAATACAAAGACGGTTGAACCTGTTTCTACGGTATCCTCAACTTCGGAAACGGCTGCTATTCTTCCTCCTAAAATTCATTATTCTGCTTCTGAATCTCGACCTTCTACACCCTTAGATTTACCGACATTCGGCCAGGGTTCAACGACTCAGCAGGTTACGGGCTCTGAGGGTTCATCAACGGATGTTGAGATGTCCGAATCAATTTCTACAGATACCCCAGTTTCAATTTCACCGCTATTGGTAGGGAGTTCATCGGAATTGATCCCCGCCCCAAATCCAGTAGAAATATCCGACCCCATAACTAAACCCAAACCTGCTCCAGAAGTTCAGCAAGCGTTTCAAGCATTGGATCTGAATAATCGGTTTTGGTCGCGGTTAAATTCCTTAGCGCAGGATCAAGAATGGTCACAATGGGTTAAACGCGCTAACGTTAATCCTCTACCAGAAATTCCGTTTAATGCTGCGACTAATATTGTTAAACGTTCCGATCAAACCCCATCAGAAATAGCGCCTTCGTCCTTCCCTGAAATCATTCATGCACAGGAAGAATTAGAAGAAATTGTAGTAGATGATGAACCTTTAGAATCTCCCTCGGCATTTTTTCCTAAACGAAAAACCTCCAAGGCAATTAAACCCGAAATCCCGGCTCCAAATCAACCCATTCCCTACGTTTTACCAGAGGATCAACAGGTTCCAGATCCTGAAATTGAGGTATTAACTACAGAAATTGTTGCGGGAAGATTGGTAAAAGTTCGGGTGCGACTTCCCGATGGTTTACCCCGAATTTATGTCAAAGTTTGGTTATTTGATCGACAAACGCGCAGTGTTGTTGATGGGCCTCGGTGGTTAACAGAATTTTCACCGAATGGGTTTGATCAAATTGAAACCACGATTGATTTAGAAATTCCTTACAGTAGTTTAGAAGTATTATTTGAAGCGATCGCCGTTGAAATGCAAACCCAACGAGAAAGCAACAAAATCACCATCGAGGGTTCAGTTAATCCCCCACCTTCGCCTTCTTTACCCCTTTAATTTGGGGGTTTGTGTTTGTTTGTTGTCTGTCAACTGTTAACCGTCAATCGTCAACACTTGAGATGATTAAATCCTATTATCAAGTCGGAGGGAGTCTTGCCACTTATATACCGAGTTATGTTGAAAGAAGGGCAGATAAAGAATTATATGAAGCTTTAAGAAAGGGAGAATTTTGTTATATTCTTAATTGTCGGCAGGTGGGGAAGTCTTCCCTTTTAGTGCGAACAACTCATCGACTGCAAGAGCAAGGTTTTCTGTGTGCGACAGTTGATTTAACGGTGATTGGGAGTGAAACGGTTACTCCCGAACAGTGGTATAAAGGAATTGTTGCCGAGTTATGTAGATATTTTAATTTATTTGGACAATTCAATTTAAAAGCTTGGTGGTTGGACAATGCAGAATTATCTTTAGTTCAAAGACTGGGATATTTTATTGAAGATATTTTATTAGAATCTTTTCCTGAGCGAAATATTATTATTTTAATTGATGAAATTGATAGTGTTTTAAGTTTAAAATTTGAAGTTGATGATTTGTTTGCCCTGATTCGATCCTTTTATAATAAAAGATCAATTGATTTAAAATATTATCGAATTACTTGGGCAATTTGTGGAGTAGCTACACCGAGCGATTTAATTCAAGATCGAAATCGAACCCCGTTTAATATTGGGAGAGCGATTCATCTTTCCGGCTTTACCTTTGATGAAGCTCAACCTTTAGCATTAGGATTAAATGATCAGTGTGAGAATGGAACAGCAATTTTAAACGAAATTTTAACTTGGACAGCAGGGCAACCTTTTTTAACCCATAAATTTTGTCAATTAATCTTTCAATTAATTACACTAAATCCCCATTCTAAGTTAACAATTTTACCTGGAAATGAAGCATTTATAGTTGAGTCTATTGTGGGACAATATCTAATCGAAAATTGGGAAAGACAGGATGAACCCGAACATTTAAGAACCATCCGCGATCGCCTGCTCAGAAACGAACATAAAGCCGGAAAACTCCTCGGTATCTATCAGCAAATTTTAAAAGGAATAGAAGTAACCGTTGATGATAGCCGAGAAAAAATTGAACTGATCTTATCAGGTTTAGTGATTCAAGATCATCAATCTCTAAAAGTCAAAAATCGGATCTATCAAGAAGTTTTTAATCTGAAATGGGTAGAAAAAGAATTCAATAAACTTCGTCCTTACTGGCAAATGTTAGAAGATTGGGTAGCCTCGGAGCAAACAGATCAATCTCGTTTATTACGAGGAAAAGCCTTAAAAGATGCTCAAAAGTGGGCACAAGACAAAAGTTTAAGTTATTTAGATTATCAATTTTTAAGCGCGAGTGAGGCCATAGACCGACAAGAAGTTCAACAAGCTTTAGAAGCCCAACGACTCAAAGAAGTGGAAAAAAATGCCAAGAGACAACAATTGTTTTTGGTGGCGTTAATTGTGGCGTTTATTACCGTCACGGGTTTGGGATTAACGAATTTTTGGCAATATCGAAAAGTGGTTATTAGTGAACGAAAAGCTCGAATTAGTGAAATTCAAGCCTTAGCCTCCTCTTCCGAAGGGTTATTTGCCTCTAATCGTCGCTTAGATGCCTTAATTGAAGCATTACGCGCTCGAAAAAAACTATTGTTGTTAGGTCAAGTTGATCCTGAAACTCAAACCCAGGTGGAATTAGCCCTTCAGCAAGGGATTTTAGGAGCCGATGAATATAACCGCTTGTCCAAACCTTGGGCTGGAACTCGTGGAATTACGTTTAGCCCCGATGGAGAACTGATGATCGTCGCTGGTCAGGATAATGCCGTTAATCTGTGGACAAAAACAGGCCGACTGTTGAAAAGCCTGAAAGGGCATCAGGCACTATTGGGGGGTGTGGCCATCAGTCGAGACGGTCAACTGATCGCTTCCGGTTCTGGCGATCGCACGGTTAAACTCTGGACACGGGATGGGACTTTACTCCATACCTTAAGGGGTCATCAGGCGGTGGTTCAAAATGTAGAGATTAGTCCCAATGGGGAATGGATTGCTTCTGGGAGTGAAGATGGGAAAGTAAAACTCTGGGGACGAGATGGAACCCTGATCAGAACCTTGATCACGGGGAACGGGATTAATTATGCACAGGCGTTTACCGCAGATAGTCAAAAAATTCTGGCGAGTCGAGAAGATGGGAAACTGATGATTTGGCAGGTTGACGGTCAACTCTTAACCACTGTTCCGGGTCATAATGCTGTAATTCTCGGTATAGCGATTAATCCCCAAGGTAATACCATTGCCACAGCCTCGGCGGATGGAACCCTGAAATTGTGGGAATTTTCGGGAGATATCCCTGTTCTACTGGCGACTTTGAAACAACACAAAGGCATGGTCATGAATGTGGCTTTCAGTCCCGATAACCAGCAACTAGCCTCCGTATCCGATGACAAAACCGTTAAACTCTGGCAACGAGTGGGGCCAATCTGGAACCATCCCCAACTCCGCAGTACCTTTGCTGGACACCAGGGGATGATCATGGATGTAGAGTTTAGTCCTGATGGTCAAACCCTGGCTTCTACCTCTTCGGACAATACAGTCAAACTCTGGAAATTAGAGAACCCCTTACTTAAATCTTTAAAAGCCCATCAAACTGGAGTGTTTAGCGTTGCCTTTAGTCCCGATAGTCAAATTTTGGCTTCCGCTAGTCTGGATAGAACAGTCAAATTCTGGGACATGAGCCAGGGGATACAGTCGTTACTGCCTCTACGCATCTTAAAAACCAATCACGCCTTTATGGGAGTCACTTTTAGTCCCGATGGCAAACGGTTAGCTCTTGCCAGTATCAATGGAATGCTGCAATTGTGGACAAGGGATGGGAAATTGCTATCAACCGTCCAAGGACATCAAGGGGCACTGAGAAAAAGCCAGTTTAGTCCCGATGGTAGCCGACTGGTCACCGCCAGTGGAGATGGAACCGTTGGACTCTGGAACGTTGAGGGGAAAACTCCGGTTTTACTCCGGCAATTCAAGGGACATCAAGCGGGTCTGTGGGTCGCTAATTTTAGTCCCGATGGTCAGGAGATCGCCTCCTGTAGTGGAGATGGCACGGTGAAACTTTGGACAAAAGACGGTCAGTTGTTGAGAACGATTAAAGCCAGTCAAATGCTGGTTCGGTCAATCGGGTATAGTCCAAAGTCCCAACTTTTAGCCAGTGCCAGTGATGATAAGACGGTGAAACTCTGGAAACTTAATGGCACTTTAGTCAATACTTTAAAAGGACATAATGAGCCTGTGAGGGCGGTAGCCTTTAGTCCTGATGGACAACTCCTTGCCTCTGGAAGTGGGGATGGCATCGTTAAACTGTGGCAACGAGACGGAACCTTATTAACAACCCTGAAAGCCCACACTGGAGGAATTTGGGAACTCGCCTTTAGTCCTGACGGCCAGAAACTGGCTTCTGCGAGTGAGGATAGTACCGTTGTTCTGTGGAATCTTCAGCAAGTGCGATCGCTGGATCATTTGATTGTTCATGGATGTAACTGGGTAAGGGATTATTTACAGACCAATGGGGACTTAGAAGAGAGCGACAGACATTTGTGCGACGATGTGATAGACGGGAATAGGGATCAGGGGAGGCAGGGGAGGTAGGAGAGGCAGGGGGAGCACCGGGAGCAGGGAGAGAGGGTGGTGAAATGTTTTTCTTCGGTTTTCCCTGTTCCCTGTTCCCTGTTCCCTGTTCCCTACTAGAAAACCGAAGAATGCGACAGCCTTTACGGTATGATCGGGGTCAATAGAATAGAAACATCTACCCAGTTAAACTTTAGCCTAGTTTGGGCGATGCCATTGTTAGGAGGAACAAGGTGATTAAAGTCGCAATTAACGGTTTTGGACGGATTGGACGTAACGTTTTACGCTGCTGGTTAACTCGGCAAAATAGCAATTTAGAGTTCGTGGGAATCAATGATACTTCTGATCCCAGTACCAATGCTCATTTGCTGAAATATGATTCCATGCTGGGTACACTCAAAGGCGTTGACATCAAAGCCGATGAGAATTCCATTATCGTCAATGGCAAAACCATTAAATGTGTTTCTGATCGTAACCCATTAAATTTGCCTTGGAAAGAATGGGGTGTGGATTTAATTATTGAATCCACTGGGGTATTTATCACAGAGGAAGGAGCTTCTAAGCATATTACCGCCGGAGCCAAAAAAGTTCTAATCACGGCTCCTGGGAAAGGAGAAGGTGTCGATACCTTTGTTATGGGAGTCAATGACCAGGACTACAATCACGATCAACACCGGATTCTGAGTAACGCCAGTTGCACCACCAACTGTTTAGCTCCCTTTGCTAAAGTGTTGCATGAAAAATTCGGTATTATTAAAGGAACAATGACCACGACCCACAGCTACACCGGAGATCAGCGTCTGTTAGATGCTAGTCACCGGGATGTGCGTCGGGCCAGAGCCGCTGCGGTGAATATTGTTCCTACTTCTACGGGTGCTGCGAAAGCTGTTGCTTTAGTAATTCCTGAACTGAAAGGGAAACTCAACGGGATCGCCTTCCGGGTTCCTACCCCTAACGTTTCTATCGTGGACTTAGTGGTGCAGATAGAAAAACAAACCTTCGTCGAAGAAGTTAACTTAGCACTGAAAGAAGCTGCAAACGGCCCCATGAAGGGAGTTCTGGAATACAGCGATCTGCCTTTAGTGTCTTCGGACTACAAGGGACACGATGCTTCTTCTATTGTGGATGCCAGCTTAACAATGGTTATGGGTGGCGACATGGTGAAAGTGGTGGCTTGGTATGACAACGAATGGGGTTATAGCCAACGGGTCGTTGACTTGGCCGAATTAGTCGCTAAAAATTGGAAAGCGTAGATTGAATCAGGAGAGAGGCTGCGTTTTCAGTTTGTGGATTCAGTGGGGAAACCAGAACTTTAAACGCCCGACTCCGATTTCATTCTGGCAGATGATGGCTTCGAGTTTTGAATATTTAATTTTAAATTAACCATTCATAACTCCCGGTTATGATTAAAAGTGCTGAAATCCTCGGCTGAGAGAGAGTTCTTCAACAGTTGAGGGTTCAGCATCATCGATTAACAGGATCTTGGGGTTGGATGTGATCTCACCAATGATTGAGGCGTCTGTTCCTAATTGTTGAACCAGAGTTTCACCTAAACTTGGAGGTAGACACAACACCAGTTGAAAGTCTTCACCGCCATACAATGCCCATTCTAGGGCTTGTTGAGGGGTAACAAAGGTTTGTAAGGTTTCTGATATCGGAATTAGACGGCGTTGTACTTTGGCGCCGAGTTTGGATGCGCGACAAATTTGAACGATCGCATCCGCGAGTCCATCGCTACTATCCATTCCAGCAATAGCAGTGGAAGGATAGGAGGCTAACAGAGTTTGCAGTTTCGGTAAAATATC from Planktothrix serta PCC 8927 includes these protein-coding regions:
- a CDS encoding DUF3285 domain-containing protein translates to MNTPSSPDLQPQVKPNEPPPSYVKLAMRNMVRKGGKSLFHLGLTTMGLLGFLIGMAYLTR
- a CDS encoding thylakoid membrane photosystem I accumulation factor, translating into MLTSVFFFTAIPSALAGLDDDHFDGNIFALYAGNGSLVPPRVTLTESMNQGRPSLLVFFLDDSKDCKKYVTTVSELQRFYGKVADFIPVNVDTLFPDAQNSPQQPGYYYKGYVPQTVLIDQSGKVILDQKGQVAFETIDDVFRQVFDLLPRSESVALRRRSFNEFNTELVKTQN
- a CDS encoding WD40 domain-containing protein; translation: MIKSYYQVGGSLATYIPSYVERRADKELYEALRKGEFCYILNCRQVGKSSLLVRTTHRLQEQGFLCATVDLTVIGSETVTPEQWYKGIVAELCRYFNLFGQFNLKAWWLDNAELSLVQRLGYFIEDILLESFPERNIIILIDEIDSVLSLKFEVDDLFALIRSFYNKRSIDLKYYRITWAICGVATPSDLIQDRNRTPFNIGRAIHLSGFTFDEAQPLALGLNDQCENGTAILNEILTWTAGQPFLTHKFCQLIFQLITLNPHSKLTILPGNEAFIVESIVGQYLIENWERQDEPEHLRTIRDRLLRNEHKAGKLLGIYQQILKGIEVTVDDSREKIELILSGLVIQDHQSLKVKNRIYQEVFNLKWVEKEFNKLRPYWQMLEDWVASEQTDQSRLLRGKALKDAQKWAQDKSLSYLDYQFLSASEAIDRQEVQQALEAQRLKEVEKNAKRQQLFLVALIVAFITVTGLGLTNFWQYRKVVISERKARISEIQALASSSEGLFASNRRLDALIEALRARKKLLLLGQVDPETQTQVELALQQGILGADEYNRLSKPWAGTRGITFSPDGELMIVAGQDNAVNLWTKTGRLLKSLKGHQALLGGVAISRDGQLIASGSGDRTVKLWTRDGTLLHTLRGHQAVVQNVEISPNGEWIASGSEDGKVKLWGRDGTLIRTLITGNGINYAQAFTADSQKILASREDGKLMIWQVDGQLLTTVPGHNAVILGIAINPQGNTIATASADGTLKLWEFSGDIPVLLATLKQHKGMVMNVAFSPDNQQLASVSDDKTVKLWQRVGPIWNHPQLRSTFAGHQGMIMDVEFSPDGQTLASTSSDNTVKLWKLENPLLKSLKAHQTGVFSVAFSPDSQILASASLDRTVKFWDMSQGIQSLLPLRILKTNHAFMGVTFSPDGKRLALASINGMLQLWTRDGKLLSTVQGHQGALRKSQFSPDGSRLVTASGDGTVGLWNVEGKTPVLLRQFKGHQAGLWVANFSPDGQEIASCSGDGTVKLWTKDGQLLRTIKASQMLVRSIGYSPKSQLLASASDDKTVKLWKLNGTLVNTLKGHNEPVRAVAFSPDGQLLASGSGDGIVKLWQRDGTLLTTLKAHTGGIWELAFSPDGQKLASASEDSTVVLWNLQQVRSLDHLIVHGCNWVRDYLQTNGDLEESDRHLCDDVIDGNRDQGRQGR
- the ybeY gene encoding rRNA maturation RNase YbeY, which translates into the protein MQVEVNIQNCFWDESELENPENDSSKDNIMESSPVTIDCPLNVTEWENWFQIWLNHLHPYLPTASSYELSLRLTNDTEIQTLNTEYRSQNQPTDVLAFAALEVNCPLPAELLSSQSLYLGDIVISVETAHHQAQQQGHSLKTELGWLATHGLLHLLGWDHPDDESLTQMLNQQRVLLETIELTV
- the apcA gene encoding allophycocyanin subunit alpha; protein product: MSIVTKSIVNADAEARYLSPGELDRIKAFVTSGERRVRIAETLTGARERIIKEAGSQLFQKRPDVVSPGGNAYGQEMTATCLRDLDYYLRLVTYGIVAGDVTPIEEIGIVGAKEMYRSLGTPVEAVVEGIRATKNVAAGLLSGEDAAEASAYFDYVIGAMS
- a CDS encoding phycobilisome linker polypeptide, translated to MRMFKVTACVPSQTRIRTQRELQNTYFTKLVPYDNWFKEQQRIMKMGGKIVKVELATGKPGTNTGLL
- the apcB gene encoding allophycocyanin subunit beta; amino-acid sequence: MQDAITSVINSSDVQGKYLDASALGKLKAYFATGELRVRAAGTISASAATIVKEAVAKSLLYSDVTRPGGNMYTTRRYAACIRDLDYYLRYATYAMLAGDPSILDERVLNGLKETYNSLGVPIGSTVQAIQAMKEVTASLVGADAGKEMGIYFDYISSGLS
- a CDS encoding type I glyceraldehyde-3-phosphate dehydrogenase, with the translated sequence MIKVAINGFGRIGRNVLRCWLTRQNSNLEFVGINDTSDPSTNAHLLKYDSMLGTLKGVDIKADENSIIVNGKTIKCVSDRNPLNLPWKEWGVDLIIESTGVFITEEGASKHITAGAKKVLITAPGKGEGVDTFVMGVNDQDYNHDQHRILSNASCTTNCLAPFAKVLHEKFGIIKGTMTTTHSYTGDQRLLDASHRDVRRARAAAVNIVPTSTGAAKAVALVIPELKGKLNGIAFRVPTPNVSIVDLVVQIEKQTFVEEVNLALKEAANGPMKGVLEYSDLPLVSSDYKGHDASSIVDASLTMVMGGDMVKVVAWYDNEWGYSQRVVDLAELVAKNWKA